Genomic segment of Streptomyces longhuiensis:
CGCCAAAGAACTCGGTGTCGGTCCGATGCGGCTCTACGACTACGTGATCAACAGATCCGAACTGCTCGATCTGATGGTCGACGTCGTCTATGCCCGGATCGCCGAGGTGAGTCAGCACTCCGCGTGGCGCGACACGGTACTGGCCATCGCCCACGCGACCCGCGAAGCGGCCCTTGAACATGAGTGGTTTTCCGACCTGCTCGGCGGAAGGCCGCACTTGGGACCTCACGCGCTCGCTGTGGGCGAGGCGACCGCGGCGGCGCTGATGCAGGCCCTCGGCATGCGCGACATCGACGAGCTCCAGCGGGCACTCGGCGCCCTCAACTCCTTCATCATCGGAGCGGTCCGCAGAGAGGTCACCGAGCGACGCACCGCCCGTTCCACCGGCACCGATGAAGCCGCCTTCCAGGCCAGCCTCGGCCCCTACCTCACACGCATGTTGAATACCGGCAGGTACCCCACCATCGCCCGGCTCGTGATCGACGGCGCCCACCTCAATGCCGAGGAAACCTTCAACCACAACCTGACCACCGTCTTGGACGGGATCACCAGCCGACCCCACACGTGACCCACCGCTCTGTGGCCAGCAGCCAGCAGGAAGCCAATGCCGCTTACACGGGCCCCATGGCGCGTGAGACCACCGCGAGTGGGGCATTGATCGTCCGCCGGCGCACATGGGAACGCGTGCGAAACCGACTGCTTCGATGCGACAGACGCGCAAGTGCCGACTGAAGCGTTCCGCAACAAACAGCCGTGGCTGAGCACCGCACTTGGTCCGCCCCTCCAAGCACAGCGCTCAGCCCCCGTGGCACCGGACGCGTCAGGCACCGACCAGATCGGCCTCATGGGCGAGGATTGCGGCCTGGGTCCGGTTTTCGAGGCCGAGCCGGGCGAGCATCCGGGCGACATACGTCTTCACGCTGGCCAGGGACAGGTGAAGAGTTTCAGCGATGCTCTGGTTGGGGTGCCCTGCACCGATGAGGGCCAGGACATCGCGCTCGGAGTCCGTGAGGGTACGGATCTTCTCCCCCAGGAAGCCGGCACCACGCGCCGGCCCCTG
This window contains:
- a CDS encoding TetR/AcrR family transcriptional regulator → MDTPYGNEALPVWERPEPQPRAAPVPLSREKIAAAAIRVADAHGLDGLSVRKIAKELGVGPMRLYDYVINRSELLDLMVDVVYARIAEVSQHSAWRDTVLAIAHATREAALEHEWFSDLLGGRPHLGPHALAVGEATAAALMQALGMRDIDELQRALGALNSFIIGAVRREVTERRTARSTGTDEAAFQASLGPYLTRMLNTGRYPTIARLVIDGAHLNAEETFNHNLTTVLDGITSRPHT